Proteins encoded by one window of Salvia splendens isolate huo1 chromosome 5, SspV2, whole genome shotgun sequence:
- the LOC121804951 gene encoding putative late blight resistance protein homolog R1C-3 isoform X1, protein MLCGLWISEGLVLPRKGRSIEESAEENMNDLISRNLLKVEKTNHMDKLKTCRVHDMIRAFCISKIKEENLCEEVRRSSETRELEPSGSQLQKSHRLCFRSDLSKFLSTNPSGPHVRSILCFYERPVELESEHLAVTPDGFKRLRNLESKCIKLESFPGKVVKLVHLRYLTLYIVTLKTLPGSISQLWNLQSLVVETKFRSISMKANLWRMVRLRYLKTRSAIVLESTKSDSEAGQNLHTLNRLTPDSTYFNTRKFPQVYGASVAQSKQEYRIPQRQIV, encoded by the coding sequence ATGTTGTGTGGGCTATGGATTTCTGAAGGACTTGTACTTCCtagaaaaggaagaagcatcGAGGAAAGTGCAGAGGAGAATATGAACGATCTCATCAGTAGGAACTTGCTCAAAGTCGAGAAAACTAATCATATGGATAAACTTAAAACATGCCGTGTTCATGATATGATACGTGCATTCTGCATATCCAAAATTAAGGAGGAGAATTTGTGTGAGGAGGTTAGACGATCATCGGAGACCAGGGAACTCGAACCTTCTGGTTCTCAGCTACAAAAATCTCATCGCCTTTGTTTCCGTTCGGATCTGTCTAAGTTCCTGTCTACAAACCCATCAGGTCCCCATGTTCGGTCGATTTTGTGTTTCTATGAGAGGCCTGTCGAGCTGGAGTCGGAGCATCTAGCAGTTACACCAGACGGCTTCAAAAGGCTCCGGAATTTGGAGTCCAAGTGCATCAAATTGGAAAGTTTTCCTGGAAAAGTTGTCAAGCTAGTCCATCTCAGGTACCTCACCTTATATATAGTAACTCTCAAAACTCTTCCAGGGTCAATCTCCCAGCTATGGAACCTACAATCTCTCGTAGTCGAGACCAAGTTTCGTTCCATTTCAATGAAAGCAAATTTGTGGAGGATGGTGCGACTGAGGTATCTCAAGACAAGATCAGCTATTGTCCTAGAAAGTACTAAATCCGACAGCGAAGCAGGGCAGAACCTTCATACGTTGAATAGATTGACAcctgactcaacttattttaacacaagaaaattcccacaagtgtacggggctagtgtagcacaaagcaagcaagagtatcgtatcccacagagacaaattgtataa
- the LOC121804949 gene encoding zinc finger BED domain-containing protein RICESLEEPER 2-like isoform X2 — protein sequence MGRVEGANSAAKAILLPLQQIFSCVEGNLGRHLSNRHPGYDKMGECSTSPAPQPVTIAKKSQLPTKSPAVEVDHLNWLLVKWLLVASLPSSTLAERWLANTFKFLNPSFELWNVEKFHKVLHEVFRSMQETVRLTLEQVSSKVSITLDSWTSYQQINYMSISCQWIDESWSFQNVLLDVCHIPSPCESSDIYYVLLKVLRLYNLETKILSCTLKGDMDSQKLSNLFCVPCAAFTLNSIVTDGLRSTEHVIIKIREFVMELNSSPEMSEDFVQFTTAYHEGNWQFPLDASSRWSGNYQMLDIARKAGKSMETVVRKHEEQLGRRLLLNTAEKNVVNIMHKYFEPFYKTINDMCMSKLLTVGMALFFMDHISETILACKDSRQTPEWLKKAAEDMYAKAQYYSNQVCNAFIYMTAVLDPRIKVELIPEYLNLKSYMEEARNHFIRNYSAPYFSSVGNSYTTQDPEDRGNASFAEEIARKKRRATMSSTTDELTQYLSEPPVPMQTDVLDWWKVNSSRYPRLSLMARDFLAVQSTVSLPEHIFCAKGNEIDRQRSSIPQHDTQALLCVNSWMQNGIKLKHKSTEIDCERIVELQVASATESSSRRFDKKQVL from the exons ATGGGAAGAGTCGAAGGTGCAAATTCTGCGGCCAAAGCTATTCTATTGCCACTGCAACAG ATTTTCTCATGTGTTGAAGGCAATTTGGGGAGGCATCTCAGCAATCGACATCCAGGATACGATAAGATGGGGGAGTGCTCCACCAGCCCTGCTCCACAGCCTGTCACCATTGCTAAGAAATCTCAATTGCCAACTAAATCTCCTGCCGTGGAGGTTGACCACTTGAACTGGTTGCTTGTTAAGTGGCTCCTTGTAGCATCCCTTCCTTCTTCTACTTTGGCAGAAAGGTGGCTGGCAAACACATTTAAGTTTCTGAATCCGTCTTTTGAGCTTTGGAATGTGGAGAAATTCCACAAAGTGCTGCACGAAGTTTTCAGAAGCATGCAGGAGACTGTAAGACTAACTCTGGAGCAGGTTTCTTCCAAAGTTTCTATAACTCTTGATTCCTGGACTTCATATCAGCAAATTAACTACATGAGTATTTCGTGTCAGTGGATTGATGAAAGCTGGTCCTTCCAAAATGTTCTTCTTGATGTTTGTCACATTCCAAGCCCTTGTGAGAGTTCTGACATCTATTATGTTTTGTTGAAAGTTCTAAGGTTGTACAATCTTGAGACTAAGATTCTCTCATGTACCCTGAAAGGCGACATGGACAGTCAGAAACTGTCTAACTTATTTTGTGTTCCTTGTGCTGCTTTTACTCTTAATTCAATTGTAACTGATGGGCTAAGAAGCACAGAACATGTGATTATTAAGATCAGGGAGTTTGTTATGGAACTGAATTCATCACCAGAAATGTCTGAGGATTTTGTTCAATTTACTACAGCATACCATGAAGGAAACTGGCAGTTCCCACTTGATGCCTCATCTCGGTGGAGTGGAAACTATCAGATGCTTGATATAGCGCGGAAG GCTGGTAAATCGATGGAAACTGTAGTCAGGAAGCACGAAGAACAATTGGGTAGAAGGTTGCTGCTCAATACTGCAGAGAAAAATGTTGTTAATATCATGCACAAATATTTTGAACCCTTTTATAAGACCATAAACGATATGTGCATGAGTAAATTGCTCACAGTAGGTATGGCTCTCTTTTTCATGGATCATATCTCTGAGACAATATTAGCCTGCAAAGACTCGAGGCAAACCCCTGAATGGCTCAAGAAAGCTGCTGAAGATATGTATGCCAAAGCGCAATACTATAGCAACCAGGTCTGCAATGCGTTCATATACATGACTGCGGTTCTTGATCCCCGGATAAAGGTTGAGCTCATTCCCGAGTATCTCAACTTAAAAAGCTACATGGAGGAGGCTAGAAATCATTTCATCAGAAATTACTCCGCCCCCTATTTTTCATCTGTCGGCAACTCATACACTACTCAGGATCCAGAGGACAGAGGGAATGCATCTTTTGCAGAGGAGATTGCTCGTAAGAAAAGGAGGGCCACCATGAGTTCCACTACAGATGAGCTTACACAGTACTTGTCTGAGCCCCCGGTTCCGATGCAAACAGATGTTCTCGACTGGTGGAAGGTGAACAGCTCTAGGTATCCAAGGTTGTCTTTGATGGCTCGTGATTTTCTTGCTGTGCAATCAACTGTGTCGTTACCTGAGCACATATTCTGTGCCAAGGGTAATGAAATTGATAGACAGAGGTCCTCCATACCACAACATGATACACAAGCTTTGCTCTGTGTGAATTCATGGATGCAAAACGGGATTAAGCTGAAGCATAAATCTACTGAGATTGACTGCGAAAGGATAGTGGAGCTGCAAGTTGCTTCAGCAACAGAGAGTAGCAGTAGGAGATTTGACAAGAAGCAAGTGTTATGA
- the LOC121803128 gene encoding pollen-specific leucine-rich repeat extensin-like protein 1 gives MENPWRTNAYGCYLIVCIFFLFFSLSCSHASASAPNNRLKQAHHAFESWKQAIYSDPMNFTTNWVGPNVCSYNGVVCAQALDDPSLTVVAGVDLNHGDIAGHLPNEIGNLTDLSLLHLNSNRFCGIVPESIMKLKLLYELDLSNNRFVGPFPKVVLELPQLKYLDLRFNDFEGELPEKLFDKELDAIFMNNNRFRSTIPENLGNSPASVVVLSSNNLIGCLPRSIGEMAGSLDELIVSDNKLSGCMPEEVTLLNSTVIFDVSRNRFVGDLPVGMEYMQRLEVVNIAMNQFRSNVPESVCSLPNLKNLTYAYNYFDAKHASCDHVAIPEVMFEGANNCIPGELAQRPENQCRMVLSNTVDCKAQGCREPEHGESPKGKVESPSQLETRPLPSKPKRTTSTPPQPETLSPPSKPNQKTLSPPSKSGQKTPPPMPQPEPSKPGQKTPSQSQPEPSQPGQKTPFQSQPEPSKSGQKIPSQSQPEPSMPGQKTPSQSQPETFKPGQKTPSQSQPETPPSKPELKTPSTQQPETPSKLKQKTPTSPQPETAPSPSQSETLSPPSESHQKGPSPSQEPVSPVPLKPESSPWFDQSHPSPSQPSGVHSQPPTVHSSPPSGVHSQPPTAQSSPPSIVHSQPPPMLSPPPPLHSPPPPPVHSPPPPVHFPPPPVHSPPPPVHSPPPVHSPPPPVHSPPPPVHSPPPPVHSPPPPVHSPPPPVFSPPPPVHSAPPPPPVHSPPPPVHSPPPPVHSPPPAPPTFTPIELPMNLGAKYQSPPPPAIQGY, from the coding sequence ATGGAGAACCCTTGGAGAACGAATGCTTACGGTTGTTATCTCATCGTGtgcatcttcttcctcttcttctccttATCGTGCTCTCATGCATCCGCAAGCGCACCAAACAATAGGCTGAAGCAAGCGCACCATGCCTTCGAGTCATGGAAGCAAGCCATCTACTCCGATCCAATGAACTTCACCACCAACTGGGTTGGCCCCAACGTCTGCTCCTACAATGGCGTCGTTTGCGCCCAGGCTCTTGACGACCCCTCGCTCACCGTGGTGGCGGGAGTCGACCTCAACCATGGGGACATTGCCGGTCACCTCCCCAATGAGATCGGCAACCTTACCGACCTCAGTCTCCTCCACTTGAACTCCAACAGATTCTGCGGGATCGTTCCCGAGAGCATCATGAAGCTCAAGCTTTTATATGAGCTGGATCTGAGCAACAACCGCTTCGTGGGACCATTCCCTAAGGTTGTCCTTGAGCTGCCGCAGCTCAAGTACCTTGATCTAAGGTTCAATGACTTCGAAGGGGAGCTTCCGGAAAAATTGTTTGATAAGGAGCTCGATGCCATCTTCATGAACAACAACCGATTCAGGTCCACCATTCCTGAGAATCTAGGGAACTCCCCTGCTTCCGTAGTAGTGTTGTCTAGTAACAACCTCATAGGGTGCCTTCCACGCAGCATTGGGGAGATGGCCGGCAGTCTGGACGAACTGATCGTGTCGGATAATAAACTATCAGGATGCATGCCGGAGGAGGTCACCCTACTGAACTCGACAGTGATTTTCGACGTGAGCAGGAACAGGTTCGTCGGGGACTTGCCGGTGGGGATGGAATACATGCAAAGGTTGGAGGTTGTCAACATAGCCATGAACCAGTTCAGGAGCAACGTGCCGGAGAGCGTGTGCAGCTTGCCTAACTTGAAGAACTTAACGTACGCATACAATTACTTCGACGCCAAGCATGCAAGCTGCGACCACGTCGCCATCCCGGAGGTGATGTTCGAGGGTGCTAACAACTGCATTCCTGGGGAGTTAGCGCAGAGGCCTGAGAATCAATGTCGAATGGTGTTGAGCAACACAGTGGATTGTAAAGCTCAAGGGTGTCGTGAGCCGGAGCACGGAGAGTCTCCCAAGGGGAAGGTTGAATCACCCTCACAACTGGAAACACGTCCACTACCCTCCAAGCCGAAGAGGACTACTTCCACCCCGCCACAACCTGAGACGCTCTCTCCGCCGTCCAAGCCGAACCAAAAGACTCTCTCTCCACCATCCAAGTCGGGGCAGAAGACTCCACCACCCATGCCACAACCTGAGCCATCCAAGCCGGGGCAGAAGACTCCCTCTCAGTCTCAACCTGAGCCATCCCAGCCGGGGCAGAAGACCCCCTTTCAATCTCAACCTGAGCCATCCAAGTCGGGGCAGAAGATTCCCTCTCAGTCTCAACCTGAGCCATCCATGCCGGGGCAGAAGACTCCCTCTCAGTCTCAACCTGAGACATTCAAGCCGGGGCAGAAGACTCCCTCTCAGTCACAACCTGAGACTCCGCCGTCCAAGCCGGAGTTGAAGACTCCCTCTACGCAACAACCTGAGACGCCTTCCAAGCTGAAGCAGAAAACTCCCACTTCGCCACAACCCGAGACGGCTCCTTCTCCTTCACAATCTGAGACACTTTCGCCTCCGTCCGAGTCACATCAGAAGGGTCCCTCTCCTTCGCAAGAACCAGTGAGTCCGGTGCCTTTGAAACCCGAGTCGAGTCCATGGTTTGATCAATCACATCCGTCTCCTTCCCAACCATCGGGCGTCCACTCCCAGCCACCAACAGTACACTCGTCTCCTCCATCGGGCGTCCACTCCCAGCCACCAACAGCACAATCGTCTCCTCCATCAATCGTCCACTCCCAGCCACCGCCAATGCTCTCTCCGCCTCCACCCCTCCActccccaccaccaccaccagtcCATTCTCCGCCCCCACCGGTCCACTTCCCACCACCACCTGTCCATTCCCCGCCCCCGCCAGTCCACTCTCCACCTCCAGTCCATTCCCCACCTCCGCCGGTCCACTCTCCGCCACCACCAGTCCATTCCCCGCCCCCACCAGTGCACTCTCCGCCACCACCAGTCCACTCCCCACCTCCGCCTGTCTTCTCCCCACCTCCACCAGTGCACTCCGCTCCTCCACCCCCGCCAGTCCACTCTCCGCCACCGCCAGTCCACTCTCCACCACCACCCGTCCACTCTCCACCACCAGCACCGCCTACATTCACTCCAATCGAACTGCCGATGAACTTGGGCGCCAAATACCAATCTCCTCCGCCACCAGCAATCCAGGGCTACTAA
- the LOC121804951 gene encoding putative disease resistance RPP13-like protein 3 isoform X2 — MEPRTGMNLSRQKRDTPIRLNRVVGFDDEEAKIIGHLKQTKDKLDVMSIVGIPGQGKTTLAWKVYQNESICFHFPIRIWVYMSQVFNSKDVFLQILKKFTPSQDTSSLNDDEWAQTVRACLENEKFLLVLDDVWSVDAWEKIQAVLPLGNGEGKVLITTREKVVGEQSKVYRPPHNLKFLSRDESWELLQYEVFEEDLKGFGEHIAMKCDGVPLTIVVIGGILKDQLLKSRSTAVDEWQTMSQSVSEALQNRATRIT; from the exons ATGGAGCCAAGGACGGGGATGAACCTGAGTCGTCAAAAAAGG GATACACCAATCAGACTAAACAGAGTCGTTGGTTTTGATGACGAGGAAGCTAAAATAATTGGCCATCTCAAGCAAACAAAAGACAAGCTTGACGTTATGTCCATCGTGGGCATACCTGGTCAGGGGAAAACTACATTGGCATGGAAGGTTTATCAGAACGAGTCCATCTGTTTTCATTTTCCCATTCGCATTTGGGTTTACATGTCTCAAGTGTTCAACAGCAAGGACGTTTTTCTCCAAATCCTCAAGAAATTCACTCCCAGTCAAGACACATCGAGTCTCAATGATGACGAATGGGCCCAAACAGTTCGTGCGTGCttggaaaatgaaaaattcTTGTTAGTCCTAGATGATGTATGGAGTGTTGATGCGTGGGAAAAGATCCAGGCAGTGCTGCCATTAGGCAATGGGGAGGGTAAAGTCCTCATCACCACCCGAGAGAAAGTCGTTGGAGAACAATCTAAAGTTTATAGACCTCCCCACAATCTCAAGTTCTTATCTCGTGATGAAAGTTGGGAGCTCCTCCAGTATGAGGTATTTGAGGAAGATTTGAAGGGCTTTGGGGAACATATAGCCATGAAGTGTGATGGAGTGCCACTGACGATAGTTGTGATCGGAGGTATTCTTAAGGACCAGCTTCTGAAATCTCGATCAACAGCTGTGGATGAGTGGCAGACGATGTCACAAAGTGTGAGCGAAGCCTTACAAAATAGGGCGACACGCATAACATAA
- the LOC121804949 gene encoding zinc finger BED domain-containing protein RICESLEEPER 2-like isoform X1 — MDWGFNNSYSNQSLKVDMDPKSLGAMSAAVIPQIDPADIGLGPIEKGSAVHNTKPRKKTMTSVYLKYFETVMDGKSRRCKFCGQSYSIATATGNLGRHLSNRHPGYDKMGECSTSPAPQPVTIAKKSQLPTKSPAVEVDHLNWLLVKWLLVASLPSSTLAERWLANTFKFLNPSFELWNVEKFHKVLHEVFRSMQETVRLTLEQVSSKVSITLDSWTSYQQINYMSISCQWIDESWSFQNVLLDVCHIPSPCESSDIYYVLLKVLRLYNLETKILSCTLKGDMDSQKLSNLFCVPCAAFTLNSIVTDGLRSTEHVIIKIREFVMELNSSPEMSEDFVQFTTAYHEGNWQFPLDASSRWSGNYQMLDIARKAGKSMETVVRKHEEQLGRRLLLNTAEKNVVNIMHKYFEPFYKTINDMCMSKLLTVGMALFFMDHISETILACKDSRQTPEWLKKAAEDMYAKAQYYSNQVCNAFIYMTAVLDPRIKVELIPEYLNLKSYMEEARNHFIRNYSAPYFSSVGNSYTTQDPEDRGNASFAEEIARKKRRATMSSTTDELTQYLSEPPVPMQTDVLDWWKVNSSRYPRLSLMARDFLAVQSTVSLPEHIFCAKGNEIDRQRSSIPQHDTQALLCVNSWMQNGIKLKHKSTEIDCERIVELQVASATESSSRRFDKKQVL, encoded by the exons ATGGATTGGGGTTTTAACAATTCATACAGTAATCAGTCGCTGAAAG tggATATGGATCCGAAGTCTCTGGGGGCGATGAGTGCAGCAGTCATCCCCCAAATTGATCCAGCTGATATTGGGTTAGGTCCTATCGAGAAGGGGAGTGCCGTTCATAATACAAAGCCCAGGAAAAAGACCATGACCTCGGTATATCTTAAATATTTTGAAACAGTGATGGATGGGAAGAGTCGAAGGTGCAAATTCTGCGGCCAAAGCTATTCTATTGCCACTGCAACAG GCAATTTGGGGAGGCATCTCAGCAATCGACATCCAGGATACGATAAGATGGGGGAGTGCTCCACCAGCCCTGCTCCACAGCCTGTCACCATTGCTAAGAAATCTCAATTGCCAACTAAATCTCCTGCCGTGGAGGTTGACCACTTGAACTGGTTGCTTGTTAAGTGGCTCCTTGTAGCATCCCTTCCTTCTTCTACTTTGGCAGAAAGGTGGCTGGCAAACACATTTAAGTTTCTGAATCCGTCTTTTGAGCTTTGGAATGTGGAGAAATTCCACAAAGTGCTGCACGAAGTTTTCAGAAGCATGCAGGAGACTGTAAGACTAACTCTGGAGCAGGTTTCTTCCAAAGTTTCTATAACTCTTGATTCCTGGACTTCATATCAGCAAATTAACTACATGAGTATTTCGTGTCAGTGGATTGATGAAAGCTGGTCCTTCCAAAATGTTCTTCTTGATGTTTGTCACATTCCAAGCCCTTGTGAGAGTTCTGACATCTATTATGTTTTGTTGAAAGTTCTAAGGTTGTACAATCTTGAGACTAAGATTCTCTCATGTACCCTGAAAGGCGACATGGACAGTCAGAAACTGTCTAACTTATTTTGTGTTCCTTGTGCTGCTTTTACTCTTAATTCAATTGTAACTGATGGGCTAAGAAGCACAGAACATGTGATTATTAAGATCAGGGAGTTTGTTATGGAACTGAATTCATCACCAGAAATGTCTGAGGATTTTGTTCAATTTACTACAGCATACCATGAAGGAAACTGGCAGTTCCCACTTGATGCCTCATCTCGGTGGAGTGGAAACTATCAGATGCTTGATATAGCGCGGAAG GCTGGTAAATCGATGGAAACTGTAGTCAGGAAGCACGAAGAACAATTGGGTAGAAGGTTGCTGCTCAATACTGCAGAGAAAAATGTTGTTAATATCATGCACAAATATTTTGAACCCTTTTATAAGACCATAAACGATATGTGCATGAGTAAATTGCTCACAGTAGGTATGGCTCTCTTTTTCATGGATCATATCTCTGAGACAATATTAGCCTGCAAAGACTCGAGGCAAACCCCTGAATGGCTCAAGAAAGCTGCTGAAGATATGTATGCCAAAGCGCAATACTATAGCAACCAGGTCTGCAATGCGTTCATATACATGACTGCGGTTCTTGATCCCCGGATAAAGGTTGAGCTCATTCCCGAGTATCTCAACTTAAAAAGCTACATGGAGGAGGCTAGAAATCATTTCATCAGAAATTACTCCGCCCCCTATTTTTCATCTGTCGGCAACTCATACACTACTCAGGATCCAGAGGACAGAGGGAATGCATCTTTTGCAGAGGAGATTGCTCGTAAGAAAAGGAGGGCCACCATGAGTTCCACTACAGATGAGCTTACACAGTACTTGTCTGAGCCCCCGGTTCCGATGCAAACAGATGTTCTCGACTGGTGGAAGGTGAACAGCTCTAGGTATCCAAGGTTGTCTTTGATGGCTCGTGATTTTCTTGCTGTGCAATCAACTGTGTCGTTACCTGAGCACATATTCTGTGCCAAGGGTAATGAAATTGATAGACAGAGGTCCTCCATACCACAACATGATACACAAGCTTTGCTCTGTGTGAATTCATGGATGCAAAACGGGATTAAGCTGAAGCATAAATCTACTGAGATTGACTGCGAAAGGATAGTGGAGCTGCAAGTTGCTTCAGCAACAGAGAGTAGCAGTAGGAGATTTGACAAGAAGCAAGTGTTATGA